Part of the Bacillota bacterium genome is shown below.
AAAGGAGCAGGCGTAGAAAGGGGCAGGTGAACAACTCCCATCTTTTATCGCATTGTTATTGACCATTTTGGCAAGGAGTTCTATAATAATCTCAGAGGTCAACCCTAACGGAAAGGAGCCTGATGAACCATGTCTCGCCGAGGATTTACGCTCATTGAGCTGCTTGTGGTCATCGCGATTATCGCGATACTGGCAGCCATCCTCTTCCCCGTTTTCGCGCAGGCGCGCGAAAAGGCACGACAGTCCAACTGCATCTCCAACGTCAAGCAAATCCTGCTCGCTGCGCTGATGTACACGCAGGACTACGATGAGAAGTTCCACCGATTGCTGGTGTGGAACCCTGCTTGCTTTACCAATCCGGGCGCGTGTACCAGCGGTTGTCCATCGCGTTGCTGGAACAATGACCCCAACGGTCCTGACCAGACCATCGGTCCGGAGGATATGCTGAACCCCTACGTCAAGAACACCGGCATCTGGGGCTGTCCCAGCGACGGCATTCCGCGTGACGACTGCACCGGACCGAACGGCACATGGTACAAGATCAGCTATTCCTTCACCCATTTCCAGCCGGGCACGTGGGAGAACACGGCAACCTTTGGTGTATGTGCCTACTATCCCATCAGCACCGCGCAGGGTGCGGCTACCGCCGAGTCCAAGACAATGTCGGAAATCGGCAGACCGGGTGAGACCGCCATCATGTACGAGTTGTGGACGACGGTCAGCTACGGACGCAACTTCACGCACTGGCGGTGGGACAACCGCAACATCGCTGACCCCGCCTGGCCCGAGGCGCCCAACTACCTGACGGTTAACTGGTGCGGACAGGGCGACGGGCGGTTTGCGATGGGCAACCACAACAAGCTGATGACGCTTGGGTGGGCAGATGGACATGCCAAGGCGCTGCGACGCAGCCAGATTATGTACTGGCCCTGGAACGACCAGGCGGTGGCGGAGCGGCGGTTTAACTATCTGCACTGGAACGAAGCGTTCAAGCCTTAAGGAGAAGAGCCATGTCCAAAACACCTCCCAGTAGCAGTAAGACCGTCATCTGGGTGATTATCGCGGTTGTAGCGATAGTCATCGCCGCCTTCTCCGCATACAAATCGCTGATTCAACCACAGCAGGGGAAAAACGTGGGTTTTGTGGATATGTTCCCTGGCGGGAAGGCGGGTCTGATGAAGCAGCAGCCGTCCCCTGAGGTAGAGGGCGGGGCTCCGGCGGAAGCCGCTGGATCAGTAAGGTAACTGCTGTTTGTTTGCAGGGGGGCAGTCTTTCAACCAGATTGCCCCTCACTCTATCCTTGCGTGGTTGCCTCTTCACAAACGTCCTCTTTTAGCCAACATACTTAGTGACACCCTTTTGTGCGATTTCACGAGGAGGTCAAAGAGGGTACATGTTTGTCTTGATTGGCTTAGCGGTGGTATTTGGCTCCATTCTGGTGGGCTACACCATGCACGGCGGCAAGGTGGCTTTGCTCATCCAGATTTCGGAGTTCAT
Proteins encoded:
- a CDS encoding prepilin-type N-terminal cleavage/methylation domain-containing protein, with the translated sequence MSRRGFTLIELLVVIAIIAILAAILFPVFAQAREKARQSNCISNVKQILLAALMYTQDYDEKFHRLLVWNPACFTNPGACTSGCPSRCWNNDPNGPDQTIGPEDMLNPYVKNTGIWGCPSDGIPRDDCTGPNGTWYKISYSFTHFQPGTWENTATFGVCAYYPISTAQGAATAESKTMSEIGRPGETAIMYELWTTVSYGRNFTHWRWDNRNIADPAWPEAPNYLTVNWCGQGDGRFAMGNHNKLMTLGWADGHAKALRRSQIMYWPWNDQAVAERRFNYLHWNEAFKP